In Seonamhaeicola sp. S2-3, the genomic window GAAGGTGCTAAATTCTACTTAAACTACCAATTCATTTATTGGTGTTTGGATAGATAACTTAACAAAATTACTTCCTGTAATTTTTAAAATTTCTTTGTAACATTTTTCTATGGTAAGTACGTTAGTAATAACGCATTTTGGCTTTTGAATTTATATAATAAAATAAATCAAAAAAAAATTAGAAAAATGAGCGATTTAAAATTAGAAACAAACGCATTACACGCGGGTCATGATGTAAAAGCAACAGGAGGAACCAGAGCCGTACCTATTTACCAAACAACTTCGTATGTTTTTAACGATTCTGAGCATGCTGCTAACCTATTTTCATTACAGGAGTTAGGTTTTATTTACACACGTTTAAATAATCCAACCAACCAAATATTACAAGAACGTTTAGCTGCTGTAGAAGGCGGTATAGGCGCTGTGGTATTTGCTTCTGGTACGGCAGCTATTTCAACAGGTTTGTTAACACTTTTAAAAGCTGGAGACCACATTGTAGCATCTAGTAGTTTATATGGAGGTACTTACAATTTGTTAAGTGTTACTTTGCCTAGATTAGGTATTACAACAACTTTTGTAGATGGATCTAATCCTGATAGTTTTGCAGAAGCGGTTCAAGATAATACACGTGCCTTTTTTGTAGAATCTTTAGGAAATCCAAAATTAGATGTGCTAGATTTAGAAGCCATTGCCGAACATTCTAAGGCGGCCGGGGTGCCATTTATTGTTGATAATACGGTGGCAACACCAGCACTTTTAAATCCAATAAAACACGGTGCAAATATTGTAATTCACTCATTAACAAAATATATTGGCGGTCAAGGAACATCGCTTGGAGGCGCTATTATTGATGGTGGTAATTTCGATTGGTCAAACGGGAAATTCCCAGAATTTACAGAACCATCAGCAGGTTATCACGGTTTAAAATATTACGAAACTTTAGGAGCTGCTTCATACACTTTCAAATTAATTTTAGAAGGTTTGCGTGATTTTGGAGGCGCTATGAGTCCAACTAACGCATTTAACATCATACAAGGTTTAGAAACCTTATCAGTTAGAATTAAGAAACATAGTGAAAATGCCTTAGCTTTAGCAAAATGGCTAGAAGAGCAACCAGAAGTGGCTTGGGTAAACTATCCAGGATTAGAAAGTAGCAAATACAAAGCATTAGCCGATAAATATTTGCCAAAAGGTCAAAGCGGAATTGTAACCTTTGGTGCTAAAGGCGGTTTTGAAGCTGCTAAAACCATTGCCGATAAAACCAAGTTATTTTCTTTGCTAGCTAATATTGGCGATACTAAATCTTTAATAATCCATCCGGCAAGTACAACACACCAACAATTAAATGAAGAAGAGCAAGCATCGGCAGGTGTTACACCAGATCTAATTCGTTTATCTGTGGGTATTGAAGATTTAGCAGATTTAAAAGCAGATTTAAAAGCAGTTTTTGCTGAAATATAAATTAAGAAGAAACAACAAGTTGGAAAACGAGTTACAACATATCATTATAAAAAATTACAAGACCGAAAGTGGTGTTCTAAATCCTGAAATAAAATTAAGTTATCAGGTATTTGGGAAACCACTTGGTTCTGCTCCTATTGTGTTAGTTAATCACGCTTTAAC contains:
- a CDS encoding O-acetylhomoserine aminocarboxypropyltransferase/cysteine synthase family protein, yielding MSDLKLETNALHAGHDVKATGGTRAVPIYQTTSYVFNDSEHAANLFSLQELGFIYTRLNNPTNQILQERLAAVEGGIGAVVFASGTAAISTGLLTLLKAGDHIVASSSLYGGTYNLLSVTLPRLGITTTFVDGSNPDSFAEAVQDNTRAFFVESLGNPKLDVLDLEAIAEHSKAAGVPFIVDNTVATPALLNPIKHGANIVIHSLTKYIGGQGTSLGGAIIDGGNFDWSNGKFPEFTEPSAGYHGLKYYETLGAASYTFKLILEGLRDFGGAMSPTNAFNIIQGLETLSVRIKKHSENALALAKWLEEQPEVAWVNYPGLESSKYKALADKYLPKGQSGIVTFGAKGGFEAAKTIADKTKLFSLLANIGDTKSLIIHPASTTHQQLNEEEQASAGVTPDLIRLSVGIEDLADLKADLKAVFAEI